In Tachypleus tridentatus isolate NWPU-2018 chromosome 7, ASM421037v1, whole genome shotgun sequence, a genomic segment contains:
- the eIF3m gene encoding eukaryotic translation initiation factor 3 subunit m: MSVPAFIDITEDIQCQDLRSYFKSLGADISEENSPEGFLIDLQQIIGVCDVCFKEQSEADIESVLNSIVSLLVLVPPDQCDNLMYAFCEKLTKTPSVRTGQICLRVLQNLYEGLLKDSPLLFDVYYSLVRIAGQTDSISSVFTDVRKLKCWFQENNVSTEKAKKLLRLLHEVLQENKQSELASKVMIELLGTYTEDNASHARDDAHRCIVACLADPTMFLMDHLLALKPVRFLEGELIHDLLTIFVSEKLSLYIQFYNNNKDFLNSLGLSHEQNMQKMRLLTFMQMGETKKEISFETIQKELHLTFEEIESFVIDVLRTKLVRAKIDHVNKKVLVSSTMHRTFGKSQWQQLREVLVKWRNNLSMVESSMESVLQAQVEPMAALQESAH, encoded by the exons atgagCGTACCTGCATTTATTGACATCACTGAGGACATCCAG TGTCAAGATTTGAGAAGCTACTTCAAAAGCTTGGGAGCTGATATTTCTGAAGAAAACTCACCAGAGGGCTTCCTTATAGATCTGCAGCAGATAATTGGTGTTTGTGATGTGTGCTTCAAAGAACAAAGTGAAGCAG ATATTGAATCGGTGTTGAACAGTATTGTCTCCTTGTTAGTCCTTGTACCTCCTGATCAATGTGACAACCTGATGTATGCTTTTTGTGAAAAATTAACCAAGACACCATCTGTTAGAACTGGACAAATCTGTTTGAGAGT GCTGCAGAACCTATACGAAGGCCTCCTAAAAGACTCTCCACTGCTATTTGATGTGTATTACAGCCTCGTAAGAATAGCAGGCCAGACTGACAGCATCAGTTCTGTTTTTACTGATGTCAGGAAG CTGAAATGCTGGTTCCAAGAAAACAACGTCAGCACAGAGAAGGCAAAGAAACTTCTGAGACTTCTTCACGAAGTTTTACAAGAAAACAAGCAAAG TGAACTTGCATCCAAAGTAATGATTGAACTTCTGGGTACTTACACTGAAGATAATGCTTCTCATGCCAGAGATGATGCTCATAG atGTATTGTAGCCTGCTTAGCTGACCCAACAATGTTCCTTATGGATCACTTGCTTGCCCTAAAACCGGTTCGCTTTCTGGAAGGAGAACTGATTCATGATCTTCTCACAATCTTTGTGTCCGAAAAATTATCTTTGTACATTCagttttataacaacaacaaggATTTTCTAAACTCTCTAG GCCTCTCTCATGAACAGAACATGCAAAAGATGCGATTGTTAACATTCATGCAGATGGGAGAAACTAAAAAAGAGATTTCATTTGAGACCATTCAGAAAGAACTTCATTTAACATTTGAAGAAATAGAAAGCTTTGTTATAGATG tgCTTCGTACTAAACTGGTTCGAGCTAAAATTGACCATGTCAACAAGAAGGTGCTTGTGAGTTCCACGATGCATCGTACATTTGGAAAATCACAGTGGCAGCAACTTCGGGAAGTTCTCGTGAAGTGGCGTAACAACTTGTCTATGGTGGAGTCCAGTATGGAATCCGTTTTGCAAGCTCAGGTGGAACCGATGGCAGCCTTACAAGAGTCTGCACATTAG